The Xylanivirga thermophila genome window below encodes:
- a CDS encoding TnsA endonuclease C-terminal domain-containing protein gives MAKRKIDWDENKLNKWLQEGRGQGEGKEYKPWLTVTDFSSRGRCSRIKGIKTGRVHHFMADIETWYFYLLEFDEGNKIIDIREFYPLLDFDEVVQDKQDISKNLFIDKKTGCPYVLTTTFLITVKLKNGKTSYAARSVKSSKILERKTTLEKLEMERRYWQIKGVDWAIVTEKDINRDKAKNIEWALSSIHMLPDMRFNEDDIVELGSALQFRLANSTKSIRSVIADFDYDYALDTGTGLFLFRYLVAVKAIKIDMETPIDLNVPANSIQVVKDMEEGIISVNG, from the coding sequence ATGGCTAAACGGAAAATAGATTGGGATGAAAATAAATTAAATAAATGGTTACAGGAGGGTAGGGGGCAGGGAGAAGGAAAGGAATATAAACCCTGGCTTACTGTTACAGATTTCTCCTCAAGGGGGAGGTGCAGCCGTATCAAGGGAATCAAAACGGGAAGGGTTCATCATTTTATGGCGGATATTGAAACCTGGTACTTTTACCTTTTAGAATTTGACGAAGGGAACAAAATAATCGATATTCGGGAGTTTTATCCGCTGCTGGATTTTGATGAAGTTGTCCAAGATAAGCAGGATATTAGCAAGAATCTGTTTATTGACAAAAAAACTGGCTGTCCATATGTCCTTACCACAACATTTCTAATTACCGTTAAGTTGAAGAATGGGAAAACCTCATATGCTGCAAGGAGTGTGAAATCATCAAAAATTCTTGAGAGAAAAACAACGCTTGAAAAGTTGGAAATGGAGCGCAGGTATTGGCAAATAAAAGGTGTGGACTGGGCTATTGTGACGGAGAAAGACATAAACCGTGATAAAGCCAAAAACATAGAATGGGCGCTTTCATCAATACATATGCTGCCTGACATGAGGTTTAATGAGGATGATATAGTTGAACTTGGTTCAGCGCTTCAGTTCAGGCTTGCTAACAGTACAAAATCCATACGGAGTGTAATTGCTGATTTTGATTATGATTATGCTCTGGATACAGGGACAGGCCTGTTCTTGTTCCGTTATCTGGTTGCCGTAAAAGCGATTAAGATTGATATGGAAACACCAATAGACTTAAATGTTCCCGCAAACAGTATTCAAGTTGTTAAGGATATGGAGGAGGGAATAATAAGTGTTAACGGTTAA
- a CDS encoding ribonuclease BN — MRHSVFTTIKLVILVSIFLLSFTIIAENIFIRFIAGSLQGIFLIILLSFTVKVQSFFKKDKKY; from the coding sequence ATGAGGCATAGTGTTTTTACAACTATAAAATTGGTAATTCTCGTCAGTATATTCTTGCTATCATTTACTATAATTGCAGAAAATATATTTATTCGCTTTATTGCAGGTTCTCTACAAGGCATATTCCTTATAATACTTCTTTCTTTTACCGTAAAGGTTCAATCATTCTTTAAAAAAGATAAGAAATATTAA